TTAATATACTTTAAAAGAGTGAGTTTCTAGTTTTCGCTAAAGGTTTTTCTAGCTGGGTGAGGGATAGAAGCTAGCTACCGAAGTAGCGCGGATAGCCCGACAGCTTCCAGATAAAAGGGCTTATACTCGTTAAGAAGATTTAGCCCTTTTATCTGGAAGGTGGCACCTCCAAATGATTCTAACCTTATAAAAAAGAACCCCTAATTTTCAGATGAATGAAATTAGGGGTTCTTTAAGATTAACTAAAAAGTAATTATTCGATTATAACTTTTTTAACCGTTGCTGCATCCTGATTGATTAAGTATACGTAGTAAACTCCGCTCGGAAGACCTGATAGATTAATTGTGTTATTGGTGTTACCAGAATCTAAAGAAAATGTTTTTACTAATTGTCCTAAAGCATTATAAACAGTTGCTTTTTCTACTGCAATATTCAGAATGTTAATTTCACCTTTTGTTGGATTTGGATATACAACAGCTTTATTAAATTCTGAATCTTCAAGACCTAATGCACAAGTCTCTGAATAGATAGTTGTTGTTTCTTTGATTTTAGACCAGTTTGTATTGGAATAAGTAGCGTTGTCTACTTTTACACAACCCAAAGTAGTAATTCCTAAAAAGGAAGTTCCAGTAGCACTTGCTTTTTTACTTGTTATTGATTCGACAATAAGGTTTTGATTATTTCCGTTTTTTAAATTCAAATATACAAGTGGATTACCTTTTACATATAGAATTTGAAGATTAGTATTTTTAGAAAGATCTAAAGATGTAAGTTGGTTGTTGCTACAATCTAAAATGTTTAATGCTGTAAAATTTTCAATTCCGGTTAAATCTTTAATATTGCTGTTTGAAAGATCTAAATTGGTAATTGAACTTATATTGGCAATGGTAATTTTTCCGTTTAAGCCATCAGTATCAATTCCTAAATCAATTAATTTTTGTTCAAAATTTGAATCTGGAATCTCAGTGTAATAAGATGCGCAATTAGTATCATAACTTGCAGTTGCATCTTTTTGCGTTGCCCAATTCTTATCAGAAAAAGTTGCGTCATCAACCTGAATACAATTTAAATTTGGATTGTTTATAAAATTTAGATATCCAAATTTAGCATTGTTTCCATTTTTCAAATTTAGACTCGTTAATTGATTAGAATTACAATATATGCCGACCAAGACTGTATTTGCGCTTACATCCAAATTGGTTAGCTGATTTTTTGAACAATTTAAAAATTCCAAAACTTTATTTTTGCTTATATCCAAATTTGTTAATTGATTAGACTGACAATATAACTCAGTTAGAGAAGTGTTATTAGCAACATTCAAATTGGTTAATTTGTTTTCACGACAATCCAAAAGAGTCAATGCAGTGTTTGTATTTAAATCCAAAGTGGTTAATTGACTGGTATTACATCCCAAGAATGTTAAAGCAGTATTTTGACTTACATCCAAAGAAGTGATTTGGTTAGAGCCACAATCTAATTTTTTCAGAGCCGTGTTTGTTTTTACATCCAAAACGGTTAATCGATTTGTATAACAGCTTAAAGTATCTAAAGCACTATTTTTACTTACATCTAAAGTCGCTAATATATTGTTGTTACAACTTAAGGAAGTCAAAAATGCATTCTTACTTATATTTAACGCTGTTAATGAATTTTGACTACAATCTAATTTTTTTAATGCTGCAAAGTCTTGTATTCCTGTTAAATCTGTAATAGAACTATTGCTAACATATAAGTTTTCTATAGTGTTGATTCTAGATGTCAAGATTCTCCCGTCAATAGTACCGTCATCGATTCCAAAATCAATTAGTATTTGTTCAAATTTTGAATCTGGTATTAATGTATAAAGATTATCATTTACAGAATTAAATAAACCCGCTATTTCTTCCTGAGTTAGCACACGATTCCAAATTCCGATATCATCAATTGAACCTTCGAAATAGTTGTTTAATTTATTTCTTCCAATTCTAAAAAAATTGTTTAAGCCATTAGTATATAAACTTGCTGCTCCACCCATCTTAAACACACCATTTATATATAATGAATAAGTGTTATTCGAATCATCAAAAGTTAATGCAAAAAAGGTCCATTGATTATTAAAATAATTTTCTTGGGATTGAACGATTTTGGAATCAAATTGTATGTTTAAGTATCCTTTGCGATAAAAACTAATATTAAACCAATAATTTGGGTCATTTATATTCCCATAATTTAAAAGAGAAAAATCAACTTCTGCTGAGTTAACTGGAGTGGTTGTTTTGAACCAGCCTGTAATCGTGCGAGCTTCGCCTTTAAGAGGATAATCAGCTATATCTGCCTCAATGTTACTACTTGTACCATTAAAAGAGTAAGCACTATTGCTATTTCCGAATCGATCTGCTGTTGGAGTAACATCGGTAGCAATTCCATTATTTCCTTTTCCGCTAGTATCATTCGCATTGCCAGTAAAAGAATAATAAGCAAGCAAACCATTTTCTGGAATATTTAGGTTTTGTGATGACATTGATAAATTTGCTAAAAATAGCAGGATGAGTAGTTTTATTCTCATAGTTTAAGACTTTAAAATAGGTTTAGCAAGAATACAAAATATATTTTATTTTCCTACAAAATATAATAGTATTAACCTAATCGTTTTGTTTTTATAACAAAATCTAATTCTAAAAGCGTTTTATCACAAAAAAGCGTTAATGATTGCGTATTTTTTAATTTACTTCTACTATTTTTGAAGTTGATTAATAAAATTTGAAAACTACGTACTGATGAATAAAATAAATTTAACATCATTAGCTTTGCTAACAGCTTTGTCTTTATGTCTTTCGGCAAACGCCCAAACAGCAACTACTTATACCGCCAAAAAAGGAAAACTAAGTGAACCTGAATTACAAAGATGGTCACATTTAGATTTAGCCAAAGATAGTATTCCAGGAATGAGTGTAGATAAAGCCTATGCCGAACTATTAAAAGGTAAAAAAGGAGTTAAAGTTATTGTTGGAATTGTAGATTCTGGTGTAGATATCGATCACGAAGATTTGAAGTCAGTGGTTTGGACTAATAAAAAAGAAATTGCTGGAAACGGAATTGATGATGATAAAAATGGATATATCGATGATATTCATGGTTGGAATTTTCTAGGAGATGCTGTACATGAAACTTTGGAAATGACTCGAATCGTAAAAAAAGGTGATGACGGATCGGCAACCTATAAAAGCGCTTTGGCAGCTTATGATGAAAAAAATAATAAGGCTTTGAAAGACAAACAACAAGTTGATTTCTTAATAGCTACCGACAAAGCCATTCAAACAAATTTAGGAAAAGAAAATTATACTCTTGAAGATGTAAATGGAATCGTTACTACAGATCCTGATTTGACTAAGAGCAAAATGATTATGTCTCGTATTTTAACAAATGCGGGACCAACTTTTAGAGCAGAAATTCAAGAGTACAGTAAGTATGTTTACGATCAGCTTAATTATAATTTAAACAAAGATCTTGATGGACGTAAAGTGGTTGGAGACAATCCAGAAGACATTAAAAACACCAAATATGGTAATAATACAGTTTACGGACCAGACAAAGAAGAAGCGTTACACGGAACTCACGTTGCTGGAATTATTGCACAAGTAAGAGGTAATAATATTGGAGGGGATGGAGTTGCTGATAATGTAGAGATTATGGCGGTACGTGCAGTTCCAGATGGAGATGAGTACGATAAAGATATCGCTTTAGCAATTCGTTATGCGGTTGATAATGGTGCCAAAGTAATCAATGGTAGTTTTGGAAAAAGCTATTCTCCACATAAACAATGGGTTTTTGACGCTATAAAATATGCCGAAAAGAAAGATGTACTATTTGTCCATGCTGCTGGAAACGATGGGGAGAATATTGATTTAGATGAAAACTCAAACTTCCCAAATGATTCTGAAGATAATAAAAAAGAATTTGCATCAAATGTACTTACGGTAGGAGCTTTAACTAATCAATACGGGGATGGTATAATTGCTCCATTTTCAAATTATGGTGCTTTCAATGTAGATGTTTTTGCACCTGGCGATGAAATATATGCAACTATTCCAAATAATAAATACAAATATTTGCAAGGAACGTCAATGGCTTCACCAAATGCTGCTGGAGTTGCTGCTTTGATTCGTTCGTATTACCCAAAATTATCTGCCAAACAAGTAAAACAAATTTTGATGGATTCTGGAACACCACTTCCTTCTGACGTTATTTTAGGCGAACAGCAAGATGTAAAAGCCAAAGCTGATAAAACGTCAAAATCTGGCAAAATGGTAAATGCTTATAATGCACTTTTGATGGCAGAAAAAATGTCTAAAAAATAATTTTAACCTCTATTAATCTAATGGAAGAGTTTTTAACTCTTCCATTTTTTATTTTTAATACCATGCATAAACTCTTTTTATTTGTATTCGTTTCTGTAAGTTGTAGCAATTTATTTGCTCAAAAACAGGGATATTGGCAGCAACATGTCGATTACAAAATGGATGTAACAATGGATGTAAAAACCTATTTGTACAAAGGAAAACAAGAACTGATTTATACCAACAACTCTTCAGATACTTTAAAAAAAGTATATTATCATTTATATAACAACGCTTTCCAACCAGGGAGCGAAATGGATGCCAGAATCCAAAGCATTAAGGATCCTGATCCACGTATGGCTACCAAAATAAAGGTTGATGGCAAAGAGGTAAAAGAAAGCCGAATCAAAAATCTTAAGCCAAATGAAATTGGATATTTGAAAATTTCTAATTTCAAACAAGATGGTATTTCTGCTACTGCTAAAGAAGTTGGAACCATTCTCGAAGTGACTTTAGCTAAACCAATTTTGCCAAATTCAAAAACAACTTTCACATTAGATTTTGATGGCCAAGTACCCGTGCAAATTCGTCGTTCTGGGCGAAATAATGCAGAAGGTATCGAATTTTCAATGGCGCAATGGTACCCAAAAATAGCAGAGTTTGATTTTGAAGGCTGGCATGCTGATCCTTATATTGCCAGAGAATTTCATGGCGTTTGGGGTGATTTTGATGTGAACATTACCATTGACAAAGATTATACTTTGGGTGGTTCAGGTTATTTGCAAAACCCAAATGAAATAGGTCATGGATATCAAGATAATGGAGTTACTGTAGTATATCCTAAAAAAGAAAAAACTTTGACTTGGCATTTTATCGCGCCAAATGTTCATGATTTTACTTGGGCTGCCGATAAAAATTATGTGCATGATATTGTAAAAGGACCGAATAATGTCGATTTACATTTCCTTTTCAAAAATACACCAACAGTAGTTGAAAACTGGAGAAAAGTTGAACCTTTGCTGGTAAAGGTTATGGGCTTTTATAATAAAACAGTAGGGGATTATCCATACAAACAATATTCGTTTATACAAGGAGGAGATGGCGGAATGGAGTATGCTATGTGTACTTTAATGTTAGGTAACGGAACTCCAGAAGGAATTTTAGGTACCGCAACCCATGAGTTGGGACATTCTTGGTTTCAACATATTTTAGCGTCCAATGAATCCAAACATCCTTGGATGGACGAAGGATTTACTACTTATATCGAAGATTTAGCATTGAACGAACTAAAAGATAAAAAAGAAGAAAACCCATTTAAAAGTAATTATGCTAATTATTACAAATTAGTAGAATCGGGGAAGGAACAGCCGCAAACGACTCATGGAGATCGTTATGACGAAAATCGTCCTTATAGTATTTCTTCTTATATAAAAGGAAGTATTTTCTTGTCTCAATTGATTTATGTAATAGGGCAAGATAATTTGGACAAAACAGTAAAAAAATACTATCAGGATTTCAAATTCAAACATCCATCACCAAATGATATTAAGAGAACTGCTGAGCGTGTTTCGGGAGCGAATTTAGATTGGTACTTGGTAGATTGGACGGAAACGTTAAATACTATTGATTACGGAATCAAAGATGTAAAAGAGAGTGGTGATAAAACAACAATAACTCTGGAAAGAATAGGAAGAATGCCAATGCCTATTGATCTATTGGTAGAGTATACGGATGGAACCAAAGAAAGTTTTTACATCCCGTTACGTATGATGAGTTTTGAAAAAGAAAATCCAACTCCTGCTATTACAAGAACTATTCTTAACGATTGGGCTTGGGCGTTTCCTACTTTCGAATTTAACATTGGAAAACCTAAGACTACTATCAAGAAAATCACTATCGATCCTAGCGGTTTAATGGCTGATATAAAACAAAACAATAATGTTTACGAACTGAAGTAAAACAAGTATAATTAATAAAAAAAAGGCTCATTTTAAATGAGCCTTTTTTTATGATTTAATCCAAATTAAACGAAGCACCTATAC
The Flavobacterium sp. 5 DNA segment above includes these coding regions:
- a CDS encoding S8 family peptidase, encoding MNKINLTSLALLTALSLCLSANAQTATTYTAKKGKLSEPELQRWSHLDLAKDSIPGMSVDKAYAELLKGKKGVKVIVGIVDSGVDIDHEDLKSVVWTNKKEIAGNGIDDDKNGYIDDIHGWNFLGDAVHETLEMTRIVKKGDDGSATYKSALAAYDEKNNKALKDKQQVDFLIATDKAIQTNLGKENYTLEDVNGIVTTDPDLTKSKMIMSRILTNAGPTFRAEIQEYSKYVYDQLNYNLNKDLDGRKVVGDNPEDIKNTKYGNNTVYGPDKEEALHGTHVAGIIAQVRGNNIGGDGVADNVEIMAVRAVPDGDEYDKDIALAIRYAVDNGAKVINGSFGKSYSPHKQWVFDAIKYAEKKDVLFVHAAGNDGENIDLDENSNFPNDSEDNKKEFASNVLTVGALTNQYGDGIIAPFSNYGAFNVDVFAPGDEIYATIPNNKYKYLQGTSMASPNAAGVAALIRSYYPKLSAKQVKQILMDSGTPLPSDVILGEQQDVKAKADKTSKSGKMVNAYNALLMAEKMSKK
- a CDS encoding LamG-like jellyroll fold domain-containing protein; this encodes MRIKLLILLFLANLSMSSQNLNIPENGLLAYYSFTGNANDTSGKGNNGIATDVTPTADRFGNSNSAYSFNGTSSNIEADIADYPLKGEARTITGWFKTTTPVNSAEVDFSLLNYGNINDPNYWFNISFYRKGYLNIQFDSKIVQSQENYFNNQWTFFALTFDDSNNTYSLYINGVFKMGGAASLYTNGLNNFFRIGRNKLNNYFEGSIDDIGIWNRVLTQEEIAGLFNSVNDNLYTLIPDSKFEQILIDFGIDDGTIDGRILTSRINTIENLYVSNSSITDLTGIQDFAALKKLDCSQNSLTALNISKNAFLTSLSCNNNILATLDVSKNSALDTLSCYTNRLTVLDVKTNTALKKLDCGSNQITSLDVSQNTALTFLGCNTSQLTTLDLNTNTALTLLDCRENKLTNLNVANNTSLTELYCQSNQLTNLDISKNKVLEFLNCSKNQLTNLDVSANTVLVGIYCNSNQLTSLNLKNGNNAKFGYLNFINNPNLNCIQVDDATFSDKNWATQKDATASYDTNCASYYTEIPDSNFEQKLIDLGIDTDGLNGKITIANISSITNLDLSNSNIKDLTGIENFTALNILDCSNNQLTSLDLSKNTNLQILYVKGNPLVYLNLKNGNNQNLIVESITSKKASATGTSFLGITTLGCVKVDNATYSNTNWSKIKETTTIYSETCALGLEDSEFNKAVVYPNPTKGEINILNIAVEKATVYNALGQLVKTFSLDSGNTNNTINLSGLPSGVYYVYLINQDAATVKKVIIE
- a CDS encoding M1 family metallopeptidase, which encodes MHKLFLFVFVSVSCSNLFAQKQGYWQQHVDYKMDVTMDVKTYLYKGKQELIYTNNSSDTLKKVYYHLYNNAFQPGSEMDARIQSIKDPDPRMATKIKVDGKEVKESRIKNLKPNEIGYLKISNFKQDGISATAKEVGTILEVTLAKPILPNSKTTFTLDFDGQVPVQIRRSGRNNAEGIEFSMAQWYPKIAEFDFEGWHADPYIAREFHGVWGDFDVNITIDKDYTLGGSGYLQNPNEIGHGYQDNGVTVVYPKKEKTLTWHFIAPNVHDFTWAADKNYVHDIVKGPNNVDLHFLFKNTPTVVENWRKVEPLLVKVMGFYNKTVGDYPYKQYSFIQGGDGGMEYAMCTLMLGNGTPEGILGTATHELGHSWFQHILASNESKHPWMDEGFTTYIEDLALNELKDKKEENPFKSNYANYYKLVESGKEQPQTTHGDRYDENRPYSISSYIKGSIFLSQLIYVIGQDNLDKTVKKYYQDFKFKHPSPNDIKRTAERVSGANLDWYLVDWTETLNTIDYGIKDVKESGDKTTITLERIGRMPMPIDLLVEYTDGTKESFYIPLRMMSFEKENPTPAITRTILNDWAWAFPTFEFNIGKPKTTIKKITIDPSGLMADIKQNNNVYELK